CAAATTAATTGTGTATATTATGTATCGTATGTTGTGTGTTATGTATCGAATATGGACCATTAAATTTGAGGGAGTAATTCGAAGGGATGCAGCAAAATATTTCACCTTCAACTCATTTAATCATCACATACAATTTGGACTTGTGTCATTGAGGACTGTGTACCGTTATAAATATTAGGCGCCATTGGGTCTTTCGTCCCAGAAGTAATTAGTTTAAAGAGTGAGACTCTCCTTTACGCTCATAATCAAACGGTATACTTCTCCAATCGATATGGGCTACGTTTCCTATACTTTTCCTCTTTGTATTTTATATAAAGTGCTAATTCTTTAACAAACCATGATTTCAGATACGAAAAAATAAGATGCAAGTTACATATGTAATAGGAATGGCCAAGACAACTCCAACCTAGAGGATAGATCACTAAAGAGAAACAAGACGAAAATGTTTCACCAAAACTATTCTTCCCTTCGTGGGCCTCGGTtggagaaaatgaaaagaaagaaacgcaACGAAAGTGAAAGGGCAAAAAGTGTAACTGCCAGGTTTCCCCGCACTACGCTTTAAAGTACATTTGTCACAAATTGAGAAATAAGAGAGAGTTAGCTTCGTcgaattattcatttattggTATGGCTGAAAAATAAGGTGCACTTGGTTAAATGCCAGTTCCCTATCCATTGGAGGCAACAACATCTGTAGTACGGTGCATGCAAGAAGCCGACTTTGCTGGCAAAAGAATTATAACTGGATTGACTTGTCAAATCAAATCCAGGAAGTTGGAAAAGTAGctgtttgggaccaaaagcgaACGATACGCAGGCCGCGGTCATCAATTTACAATTCATCATCCGTATCCCTCTCAAGTCTCACCTGtacaaaacaaaagataaacAGGATAAATGATCCATATCCATAACCAATTATGTATTCATATACTCGGATCTTGCAGCCATTCCACCTATAGAATTGAGGGCCATAATACAGAAACGACACAGCTGTCGTGGTTTTAGTTATCCTATCAGGCAACGGCATGCAAAATTCCTAGTGGATCAGCTTCAATTTGGCCTTTTACAGGCTACTAGTACGTGCACACAGGCCCCTTCTGCTATTCGTTGCAAGAAACCAACGTCAGCTACGTCCCTCTGCAACTGCCTCTGCATCATAACTTCTTTTCAACTTTTCCTCCCAGGTTTGTGTACAAATCTTTGAAATTATGGATAATACTACACACCTCATTAGTGGATACACGCATCCTTGGAACTATGTCTGCAAAATTGTCATAGAAAAGCAATATTTGAGCCTTTGACACATATTAGCACTTCTGGTTAGATTTCTTGAGAATTCAGAAAAACGTGCACTTTTCTTGAGGACCAACGAAAAAGTCTGTCTTTGAGAGTAATTGGGCTTCATTTGTATGGATTTGGATTTCTTGAAGTGGGCTTTTGATTATactaagaagaagaagaagtgggTTCTTGCCTTTGGTGCATTTTATGGCGCATATAAATTCTATCACTTGCCTTCTGTGgtaaagaagaggaaaagattGTCAAAGCTCTTGGGCGCCCTTGTCGCCGTAGCTGAGATGGTGTCTGATTCAGCGGAGGCAGTTGGTGTCGTTTCTAGAGATTTAAAAGAGTTCATACAATCTGATTCTGATCAAATTCCCAGTAGTTTGAGGCAAATATCGAAGATTGCTAGGTCAGATGAGATTTCAGAGTCTCTGATGAGGATTACTACTGCTCTGACTGTGGGAATATTGCGTGGTAATAGGCAGGAGAAACTGAGGAGTGGCGGTTCCATCAGtccaaaatcagatttttctgaCAGAATATTGGATAAGCTTTTTTCGGAGGCAGGCTCTGGTTTTGCCTCTGTTGTTGTCGGCAGCTTTGCGAGGAATTTGGTTGTGACTTATTATTCGAATAAGCAATTGAATGGTTCCTCAAATGCGGATCATGATATTTATGAATCGAACTCTACTGCTAAGTGGGTCAATGTGCTACTTGAGGATAAATGTCGAGAAGTGATTGGGGATTGTGTACAAATGTTCGTGAGTACAGCGGTTACTGTTTTTCTTGACAAAACGATGGGCATCAATCCTTATGATGAACTCTTTTCTGGGATGACAAATCCCAAGCATGAATCTAAAGTAAAGGAAATGCTGTCATCATTGTGCAATGTCGCCGTAGAAACTCTTGTCAGGAGCTCTCACCAAGTTTTGGCTGATGCACATAGTAGGGATGCAGCTCCTGATTCGAAATACCTACCTAGCGAACTTTTACTGAGCCCTAGTAAAGATCAAAAGGCTTtaattcagagaaaattgatgtcgtttggatcCAAACCGAGCAAATTATCTTGTGAGAATGAAGACAGTGGGTGGACGAGGAAGATGTCTTCCACTTTGGCAGTTCCGAACAACAGGAAACTTGTCCTTGATGTAACTGGAAGGGTGACGTTTGAGAGCGTCAGGTCTTTTCTGGAATTTCTACTTGAAAAGATAGCCGAGCGTTTGAGAAGTAGCATTGATGCTGTCCATGATGAGGTGATTGATAGGGGGATCGAAGTTGTTCAACACGTCAGTAGAAAGTCTGCCGCTGCTTCCATATGCCTTTGCTTATGTTTGCACATTCTGAGTAGTCCATGGATTTTGGTGCCGACATATTAATCGGTTATCCTTTGTTTGGTATTGGTCGCAGCTCACTAGATTCTTTCCCCGAGTTCATCTTGGGCTTTGTACTTGCACGTATAGTTGCCGTGAATATGTGGAAGAATATTGCTTGCATCTCAATTGCATCAACTGTTCATCTTCCCTCTACTTTCTACGTAGGGTAAATTTCACTCGGTTATGTTCAGGAAACTACGTGAACATAGGCAAGAGAATTACTTGGTCTTACCTTGATTTCATTATGCAGTTTTGGCTTGTAACAGAAGCAAGCGGCGTCAGCCGAAAGCATTGAGCTGTTGCCAGCTTCTGAAATCGTTAACTTGGATATTATAATCTTAAATGTGTGGTACAATTCGTTTCTGATACACTAAGAAACTCCTCAATTGCATATAAATCTTCTACATATGTTTGGCCATAGTAGAATCAAGCTTAAAGCAAATGAAAAACAATAAAACACCTTGAATCCTAGATACCAATGACATGATTCATTTTGCAACACAAACTTCTGGAGTTGAACGGGTCTGCCAAAACCATAACCAGATAGCAGATACTGGTATCCCTAAAAGAAGTTGATGGGCAAACTGCCTTCCGAAGGCAACATTCGTTGCTGTTATCAGTTCTTAAGAGACTTGGATGAATCACAATATCATGGCCTTGTATACTTTTGAGGAGATTATATCATCAGCTATGAGAAGCTTGCTTATTCTCTTTTGCTGCCGCCTCTTCTTTAAGTTTCTTCTTCCAGTAGTCATCAAGTGGAGGCCCAAAAATAGCTTTTCCAGAGACGACCCCAATCCTGCAGAACAAATCATTCAGCAATTAATATTAGATACTTGAATTGTGCATGAATTACAGAATCAGTTAACCTGATGAATAAATGACTAAACTTTTAGGTTAGAGTGCTAGAAAGAGTTTAGGTCCTCGGGATGGTGACTTCATAACTTTTACAGAGACCTTGCTTGATGCTCCATCCATTCTGGGATATCAAGACTAATAAATGGCAGCTATTAGGAAGTCGGGTCTGTGCCACTTTCTGTCACCCCAACATTGGGAGAGAATCTATGGCTCTGATTAATATCAACTTAGGACATTGTCCACTGCTCGCATCCATCTACTGTATTACCCGAAAATGCTTCACAACTGCTGAATTCTCCCTTTCAGTGATTGTGCCATAAAAGCTAATTATTAACAGCTTTAGCAAAAGGCTTAGTCACAACAAACATGTCTACCAAAACAGCTATGTAATGCACATGACATCGGTCAAAACAGAGGTGAAGCCAGCGAGAAACACCCAAGCAAATGCAGCAAGCCAATCCAAGCGTCAAACAAAGGCAATCAGGATATCAAAAAATCTTCATATAGAAACTGAATCTAGCAAGATTCTCAAGGAATACTGACTTCTCAACATTCTTTCCACCCAAAATGGAGGGTGAAGTCTGAATAATCTGAAGGCTGTTCAACACAACATACAGTCAAAATATTAAGTTTTTGTTAGGATTTAAACCTGCATTAAGAATTTCACCAACACACTTGGACAAGAAGCACAGCTTTGGTTCCACCACACTTGTTAAGCCGTAGATACTGAAATAAGGTTTCCATTCACAAAATCATTTTAGAAGCACAGGTGTATCTTCAAAGGAGCATTTCCTACCAGACAAGCAAATGACAAATTGACTCTTTTTAACCGCATAAATGCATCCCAACTAGTATTCCCGTATAACAAATTCAACAGCACCCTCGATTGAGTATGGCCTGTCCAATTTACCACACATATCAGAAACATTCTAAAACCTTGAGGGAATTACTAACAGCACCGAAAACCTGTACGAGTTTCATGTTGTGACACTGACATCCAAATACCAAGCATCAAGCCTTTAAGAACCATACCAGTCTCACTTCATTGACCAGCACTAAAGTTCAGGGGTATGACATTCAGCAGGCAGTTCCACTATGCAAACTCAAATTTTAACAGCAGCACATAATCTCTCAATATTCAATACATATTACTCTTCGCTATCTTCAAAATGCCTATGGTCTCCTCATTTCCTTTCTACATTTATCAGAAATGATTTTATCAGTGTAAATGCCCACAAAGAGCATGGATGATGTTTTCATGACTAACCCAAGTTTTTATAGGTAATGCTACTTATCTAAAGTTCCTCATTACCATTTGAGACAACACTGAATTAAAGAGGCCTCTCAACATGAATATCACTAATCAATACCATCTAACTCCAATTCAAGAAAAATTGTCCTTGCTAGCGTGCCATTGCAAATCAGTTTATTCTTGCCAGAGTGCCTATACTTCACTCATGAAGTCTAACCTCTCCCAATTAATACTGTGAATTTAACCATCATTCTCCAATAATAACCACAGTTAGCATTTGTTTATTCTACGAATTTTTGGGCACAACACCATACCTCGAAACTTCATGCCATAATAAAAGCAACAAAATTTTCACTGGCTTGAAATTAAATAGCTATGACTCGTTCAGAAGCATTCAGGGGAAGAAAAGGCATAAAAATTTCCAATCTTGAATCGCAGCCAATTCACATAGCAGGGGAGCACTCAAGCAAATCTACACATAGACATacacaaattcaagaaaaaataagaaCAAGGCATGGAAGCTTACACAACAGCTCCAATAACCAAAGGAAACGACAAAAACCTCCTTCTCCCGAACATTTATCAGGCTTTGGATCAACACTTCCAAGCCGAAAGGAGACTCCGTCTTCCTACTCCTCTGCAGATTTCAGAAAGTTCCTCTCTGACTCCTGACGCTGTTGATAATTCGGGCCAtcacatattttttttgatCACCGGCCCAATACTCTTTACAAATGGGCTTCGTAACTTCAGTCCAATGCGTTTATGTTCGTAATTTTGTCATCTTGCTCGAATTATTTATCCTACATGTGTCTTTCTTTTATTATTGTGACTAGCGTTTGTGGCACACATGCATTATTTGGCTGAAGGTTGCCAAAAAAAGTAAGTGTATCGAATGAAATGagaagaaaggagagagagtGGAAAATTACAAACTtaggcctttttctttttttttttttctctccttttagATGATGTAGTGTCGCACGCATTAAATGGGGTAAAATATGTGAGTTGGTAGATTTTTTTTCCAGCATACCCTaataggggggggggggggaagggggGGTGAGATGCCAGCCAAATTTTATTaaagtaaaaaattaaaattgaaggGGAACATACACCTAATCTCCCATTACATTACATGACTCTTACTTAAAACTTTAAACAAGGAATACTATTGGGCTAGATATTGttgtcatcatttttttttaatttaatgaaaaaaatagcTTGCCACAATAGCAGCAAATTAGATTCTAGTCATAGAATCATAGTAAATCTCCTAGTCATAGAATGAAATTCTCATATGCATTGGGGAGTGGAAGAAATTCATGTTCATAGACGCTTTCGCTAAAGGGACTTCGGCTTTCAATGTTGTGACAAGAATTGCTGCCAAGAGTGGGTTGACAGATTCCCACTTCACCcgattttatttatcttttcgTAATTAAACCGAGAATAAGGTGGACAATGAGTAAATATAGGCAGTGGCACCCCTCCATAGAATAATTAAACTAATGGAATGATACCCACCAAAGCATTATTAGTTGAAGCGGCAAGCAGTCATTTGATGATTCAACTTGGACCGATTGCAGGAAACGTTGTAAACTATCATTTGACCGAATCTGGGTTGGTGGCTGGGCTTTCACATGTACTACTACTACTTGCATTCTCCCATGCAAACCGTTGGATTATTAGGGCAATGTTTCTGCAATGGCCGCACCATGTTTCCAATACTTTCCATCTCCTAAtccaaaccccccccccccccaaaaccaaaaaaaaaaaaaaaaaaaggagcaacTTTGACTACTGCTGTTTCAGGAGAATTTAATGTCGAAGATGATAGGTCTGCAACTGGACTACTTAGAATCCAATTGGCATGTACACCGAAACAGATCCAAATTTCATGATGTAAATGAAATTGGTGATAAATGAGTAATAATGGGACATGCAACATACACACTGACGAGTTATCTAATCTGCATCAGAGGAGGGAGAGCTCCGCTGTGCGTGAAGATAAGATATCAGTGCATGCTGCCGGCCAGGCCGCTGTTGCAGAGACAACATTTCATTTAGGTTCAGGACCACCTCCCAGAACATACCCAAATCCTTCTATTCGCATTGTAAGCCGCAAGGTTTAGGCTAAATGTATGATGAggtgaaatgaatgaattgttCTCGTGGAACTAACGGCTGCGATTCGGAGAAATTTTTATTGCGCTAATATTTATTACTGCAACCATTTAATAGTAGTAACCAGTAGTATGGTAATGGTCATTACTCATTACTAGGTTGgagtaacaataataataatgtctCAACTGTCAACCAACCTCATCAACATCAACCTGTGACCTTGGGTACTTGCTTTATTTCCCCCGCCTGAAATCTAAAAATGTAGTTGTTTCCATTAAATTCTGAAAATGAACAAACAGATAAAATGTTCCTTTCTTCTGTACAATTTGCTTCCAGTGCTGTGATCCCTATCGCAGAAAAAGTACGAAGCCACCTTGGAACAACGGATCACTGGTGTAGATGAGGATCCATAAATATGCAATTACGTGTGATTACTATTCGGTAATCATAAATATTCCTTTAGTTGACCCGTGAGCTTTCATTAATTGTTGCTTTGGGCGGACTCTGAAACCGAATGAAATACTAAAGTACTCAACTTGATTATATAGTATAGCAAGGCGTCTCTGTTAAAGTACATTGAGTTACAGGTTATGCCCCCGGAGGCTACTGGCTACGGTGTATGTGTTTGGTCGAACGTTTTTTTATTCCCGTTTAATTGACTTTTGAATCTAAGTCAACCACACGGAACTGGAGTCTTCAGCGTCAGCCCCTCTTACTGCTTTACcgacctccttttttttttttgttggtaacTAACttgctatttatttatttttttctcttctcttttcgAGTAGGTCATTTTTTTTCACCGGGAACATCATCATCGTCTTTGGTAGTTCTTTTAGGTCGCGGTGTATAAACGTATCAAAGGCAACCAGAAGCGGAGAGATTGTATATTTCAGGAAACCGATCATTCCTGCTAAAAATACAGTCAGCAAAGAGAAGAAATTGCTGCAAT
The genomic region above belongs to Coffea arabica cultivar ET-39 chromosome 7c, Coffea Arabica ET-39 HiFi, whole genome shotgun sequence and contains:
- the LOC113699022 gene encoding protein PHLOEM PROTEIN 2-LIKE A10-like encodes the protein MDLDFLKWAFDYTKKKKKWVLAFGAFYGAYKFYHLPSVVKKRKRLSKLLGALVAVAEMVSDSAEAVGVVSRDLKEFIQSDSDQIPSSLRQISKIARSDEISESLMRITTALTVGILRGNRQEKLRSGGSISPKSDFSDRILDKLFSEAGSGFASVVVGSFARNLVVTYYSNKQLNGSSNADHDIYESNSTAKWVNVLLEDKCREVIGDCVQMFVSTAVTVFLDKTMGINPYDELFSGMTNPKHESKVKEMLSSLCNVAVETLVRSSHQVLADAHSRDAAPDSKYLPSELLLSPSKDQKALIQRKLMSFGSKPSKLSCENEDSGWTRKMSSTLAVPNNRKLVLDVTGRVTFESVRSFLEFLLEKIAERLRSSIDAVHDEVIDRGIEVVQHVSRKSAAASICLCLCLHILSSPWILVPTY